The Brachyhypopomus gauderio isolate BG-103 chromosome 7, BGAUD_0.2, whole genome shotgun sequence genome has a window encoding:
- the wbp1 gene encoding WW domain-binding protein 1 isoform X1 gives MPQKTLGSIIGLLCTGTCLAQGKEFCFGVNNEKYRCEMGYCCGETECCTYYYELWWFWLVWTLIIMLSCCCAYRHRRVKMRLQQEQRQREISLMAYQGASSSFISPPPLSLRFWTDCKLPDYEEVVAHPPTPPPPYSEMPPETSPSAHPSMTQPESAVVLELPLDAARAENLAPDSMELNPVAASCQSEHGTDREPNVTSEEELNTRRRHVTGDSGIEVCVCQLDADECSGPEEDGGRLCQVAGGSRGDGWLAVAEVTGAGGGGDGCCREQPALRPLPSRTASGERLV, from the exons ATGCCACAGAAAACGTTGGGATCCATTATAGGTCTACTTTGCACAGGGACCTGTTTGGCACAG GGAAAGGAGTTCTGTTTTGGTGTAAACAATGAGAAATACAGATGTGAGATGGGCTACTGTTGTGGAGAGACCGAGTGCTGCACATACTACTACGAGCTGTGGT ggttcTGGTTGGTGTGGACCCTCATCATCATGCTAAGCTGCTGCTGTGCGTACCGACACCGGCGTGTGAAGATGCGTCTGCAGCAGGAGCAGCGGCAGCGTGAGATCAGCCTGATGGCCTACCAGGGAGCCTCCAGCTCCTTCATCTCTCCACCGCCACTCAGCCTCC GTTTCTGGACGGACTGCAAACTCCCTGATTATGAGGAAGTAGTAGCTcatccccccacacctcctccaccttacTCTGAGATGCCTCCTGAAACGTCACCCTCCGCCCACCCATCCATGACCCAGCCCGAGTCAGCTGTGGTGTTGGAGCTCCCCTTGGATGCGGCGCGGGCCGAGAACCTAGCTCCCGATTCGATGGAACTGAACCCGGTGGCGGCCTCTTGCCAATCAGAACACGGGACAGACAGAGAGCCGAACGTGACCTCAGAAGAGGAGCTAAACACCCGGCGGAGGCACGTGACGGGCGACTCGGGCATCGAGGTGTGCGTGTGCCAGCTGGACGCAGACGAGTGCTCCGGTCCAGAGGAGGACGGAGGCAGGCTCTGCCAGGTGGCTGGTGGCAGCAGAGGTGACGGGTGGCTGGCGGTGGCAGAGGTGACGGGTGCTGGCGGTGGTGGTGACGGGTGCTGCCGGGAGCAGCCCGCCCTCAGGCCCTTACCCTCCCGCACAGCCAGCGGAGAGCGTCTGGTCTGA
- the wbp1 gene encoding WW domain-binding protein 1 isoform X2, whose product MTAGSRPSIGKEFCFGVNNEKYRCEMGYCCGETECCTYYYELWWFWLVWTLIIMLSCCCAYRHRRVKMRLQQEQRQREISLMAYQGASSSFISPPPLSLRFWTDCKLPDYEEVVAHPPTPPPPYSEMPPETSPSAHPSMTQPESAVVLELPLDAARAENLAPDSMELNPVAASCQSEHGTDREPNVTSEEELNTRRRHVTGDSGIEVCVCQLDADECSGPEEDGGRLCQVAGGSRGDGWLAVAEVTGAGGGGDGCCREQPALRPLPSRTASGERLV is encoded by the exons ATGACCGCTGGAAGTAGGCCCTCTATT GGAAAGGAGTTCTGTTTTGGTGTAAACAATGAGAAATACAGATGTGAGATGGGCTACTGTTGTGGAGAGACCGAGTGCTGCACATACTACTACGAGCTGTGGT ggttcTGGTTGGTGTGGACCCTCATCATCATGCTAAGCTGCTGCTGTGCGTACCGACACCGGCGTGTGAAGATGCGTCTGCAGCAGGAGCAGCGGCAGCGTGAGATCAGCCTGATGGCCTACCAGGGAGCCTCCAGCTCCTTCATCTCTCCACCGCCACTCAGCCTCC GTTTCTGGACGGACTGCAAACTCCCTGATTATGAGGAAGTAGTAGCTcatccccccacacctcctccaccttacTCTGAGATGCCTCCTGAAACGTCACCCTCCGCCCACCCATCCATGACCCAGCCCGAGTCAGCTGTGGTGTTGGAGCTCCCCTTGGATGCGGCGCGGGCCGAGAACCTAGCTCCCGATTCGATGGAACTGAACCCGGTGGCGGCCTCTTGCCAATCAGAACACGGGACAGACAGAGAGCCGAACGTGACCTCAGAAGAGGAGCTAAACACCCGGCGGAGGCACGTGACGGGCGACTCGGGCATCGAGGTGTGCGTGTGCCAGCTGGACGCAGACGAGTGCTCCGGTCCAGAGGAGGACGGAGGCAGGCTCTGCCAGGTGGCTGGTGGCAGCAGAGGTGACGGGTGGCTGGCGGTGGCAGAGGTGACGGGTGCTGGCGGTGGTGGTGACGGGTGCTGCCGGGAGCAGCCCGCCCTCAGGCCCTTACCCTCCCGCACAGCCAGCGGAGAGCGTCTGGTCTGA
- the mtfp1 gene encoding LOW QUALITY PROTEIN: mitochondrial fission process protein 1 (The sequence of the model RefSeq protein was modified relative to this genomic sequence to represent the inferred CDS: deleted 1 base in 1 codon) has product MDPIPKNECKQVDIYRDTWVRYLGYANEVGEAFRALVPVGIVWASYAVATAYVSADAVDKGKKAALVHGDNPGKKARVGVAVVDTFVWQALASVAIPGFTINRICAASLYLLGRTTRWPLNVRKWTTTAIGLSTIPFIITPIDRSVDFLLDSSLRKVYGGVEKHD; this is encoded by the exons ATGGATCCCATACCTAAAAACGAATGTAAACAGGTTGATATTTATCGCGACACATGGGTTCGGTACCTAG GCTATGCCAACGAGGTG GGGGAGGCTTTTCGCGCACTGGTGCCCGTGGGCATTGTGTGGGCAAGCTATGCAGTTGCCACAGCATACGTGTCGGCCGACGCAGTGGATAAAGGGAAGAaggcggcgctg GTCCATGGTGACAACCCAGGCAAGAAGGCACGGGTCGGCGTGGCAGTGGTGGACACGTTTGTGTGGCAGGCCTTGGCGTCTGTGGCCATTCCCGGATTCACCATCAACCGGATATGCGCTGCGTCTCTATACCTGCTGGGCAGAACCACACGCTGGCCACTTAATGTGCGCAAGTGGACCACCACCGCCATAGGTCTCTCCACTATTCCCTTCATCATCACACCCATCGACAG GTCAGTAGACTTCCTCCTAGACTCTAGCCTGCGTAAGGTGTATGGTGGGGTGGAAAAGCATGACTGA
- the lman2la gene encoding LOW QUALITY PROTEIN: lectin, mannose-binding 2-like a (The sequence of the model RefSeq protein was modified relative to this genomic sequence to represent the inferred CDS: inserted 1 base in 1 codon), translated as MLTDLECTLCKMAYIMHIVYFIFIASLGICLSDDGHEMEEFLKREYSLSKPYQGIGVSGSSYWELMGDSMVTTDQVRLTPDVQSKQGAVWSRIPCNLKDWELQVHFKIHGQGKKNLNGDGLAVWYTKERMQKGPVFGNKDFFTGLGVFIDTXPNEEKHIEAQKKRYTPRTQRIFPYVLAMVGNGTIGYDHERDGRLTELGGCSAMLRNLKHDTFLFIRYARYRLTIMIDIDGQHEWRDCLDIPGVRLPRGYYFGASALTGDLSDNHDLISMKLYQLTLLRSKQEEEEDKEVTIPSVDNMELLRYDYESEGMSSVSIFFTVLFSMLGLFLLIVVGLVVYSHWNESKRKRFY; from the exons ATGTTGACGGATTTGGAGTGTACATTGTGTAAAATGGCTTATATTATGCatattgtatatttcatatttatTGCGTCCTTAGGTATTTGTTTATCTGATGACGGTCATGAGATGGAAGAGTTTCTAAAGAGAGAATATTCCTTGTCGAAACCATACCAAG GTATCGGAGTGTCTGGATCTTCTTACTGGGAGCTGATGGGTGATTCCATGGTTACCACTGATCAGGTGCGCTTGACACCTGATGTGCAGAGCAAACAGGGGGCAGTGTGGAGCCGCATT CCATGTAACCTAAAAGACTgggagctgcaggtgcacttTAAGATCCATGGTCAAGGGAAGAAGAACCTTAACGGGGACGGTCTGGCAGTGTGGTACACTAAAGAACGTATGCAAAAAg GTCCTGTGTTTGGCAATAAAGATTTCTTCACTGGATTAGGAGTGTTTATAGATA TACCTAATGAGGAAAAGCATATAGAG GCCCAGAAGAAGAGGTACACCCCACGAACCCAG AGGATTTTCCCTTACGTGCTGGCGATGGTGGGGAACGGCACAATTGGCTATGACCACGAGCGAGATGGCCGGCTCACCGAGCTGGGCGGCTGCAGCGCCATGTTGCGCAACTTGAAGCATGACACCTTCCTCTTCATCAGATACGCCCGCTACCGACTCACG ATCATGATCGATATCGATGGGCAGCATGAATGGAGAGACTGCCTGGATATACCAGGTGTCCGGCTGCCACGGGGCTACTACTTTGGTGCCTCCGCCCTCACCGGAGACCTTTCAG ACAATCATGACCTAATCTCTATGAAGCTGTACCAGCTGACTCTGCTGCGGAGTaagcaagaggaagaggaggacaaaGAGGTGACAATTCCGAGTGTGGACAACATGGAGCTACTCAGGT atgacTATGAATCTGAGGGGATGAGCAGCGTCAGTATCTTCTTCACTGTCTTGTTCTCCATGCTTGGCCTGTTCCTGCTCATCGTGGTGGGGCTCGTGGTCTACAGCCACTGGAACGAAAGCAAACGCAAGCGATTCTACTGA